The following are from one region of the Megachile rotundata isolate GNS110a chromosome 15, iyMegRotu1, whole genome shotgun sequence genome:
- the LOC100878787 gene encoding kinesin-like protein Klp61F isoform X2 codes for MNDTKISRRDKYQHIQVFVRVRPTNAIEKNNKSKTVVEIVNDKELLVHERPYDKVSKKFKFDNVFGPLAKQIDVYNVVVNPLLEQVLAGYNCTVFAYGQTGTGKTFTMEGINSDPTLHWQSDTSAGMIPRSLSHLFDKLHLLETREYTIRVSFLELYNEDLFDLLSVNDDCSKIRLYEDASKKGAVIIHGLEEVTIHNKSEVYKILEKGSERRQTAATLLNSQSSRSHTVFSITVHMKENTTEGEEVLKTGKLNLVDLAGSENVGRSGAIEKRAREAGSINQSLLTLGRVITALVERAPHIPYRESKLTRLLQESLGGRTKTSIIATISPAAINLEETLSTLDYAHRAKNITNRPEINQKLSKKEFLKQYTVEIERLRKDLEAAREKNGVYLANENYQEMQTQIAQLNKDIEEKINHIKALEKTVQDKEKIYNDLEVQTLAQMKELYEAKNKLDNVTGALKSTDERLKMTIEERDRQKLLVEKYVNTEQSLLNQAQNLLNVADTATSDSYKLHDKIGRKTQVEQTFEALSEEFRNKVSNCAQGIEQDVSTYAERLINCFTSIKNEIGLHTSNKCETMDTAIQQISMDLIKQHLADIDSLKKNINESYSNDQKCIEDKIANPANALECERELLNEISTILANNIQNIMRNAIIKNLQTIRNNVTQKLKQTSTLMKEMIDSACNAQLEAYNNINKNIKIIATDVEMLQKRQQFTEKQQLFAQMMQDASSQFNRLYKCQEEHYSSVTDKCTYVSKVCNDMTEYSTESYNKSVAMQNDLKDQIQHNLEKIETDIILKTEENEELTDKTAEQGKILISELESNISESCNTLKQYKDLTENSVKEMQQKIDMDRNKALSLVNNAQKIVTSVSKDYAESMKSQDIKTSESSNEIISKLEDQITESSAWSNKTVHQLQSAVNEINHFFDEDLKRDVPTGTTPARREFSYPRQFVATSPHERILQRFRQVKKVIETSEDDDTNKENTGNVD; via the exons ATGAACGATACAAAAATTAGTAGAAGAGATAAATATCAACATATACAAGTCTTTGTTCGTGTTAG GCCAACAAATGCTATCGAAAAAAATAATAAGTCCAAAACCGTAGTGGAAATTGTTAATGACAAAGAGTTGTTAGTACATGAGCGTCCATATGATAAGGTTtctaagaaatttaaatttgacaatgtaTTTGGACCCTTGGCAAAACAA ATTGATGTGTACAATGTTGTTGTTAATCCTTTGTTGGAACAAGTTTTGGCTGGATATAATTGTACAGTGTTCGCATATGGTCAAACTGGTACTGGGAAAACATTTACTATGGAAGGAATCAACAGTGACCCAACTTTGCATTGGCAAAGT GATACATCTGCTGGTATGATACCACGTTCTTTAAGTCATCTATTtgataaattacatttattggAAACAAGGGAATACACAATTAGAGTTAGTTTTTTGGAACTCTACAATGAGGATTTATTTGATCTGTTATCAGTTAATGATGATTGTTCCAAAATAAG attATATGAAGATGCATCAAAAAAAGGTGCTGTAATTATTCATGGTTTAGAAGAAGTAACAATACATAATAAAAgtgaagtttataaaattctgGAAAAGGGATCAGAAAGGAGACAAACTGCTGCAACATTGTTGAACAGTCAATCTAG CCGTTCTCATACTGTATTTTCAATAACTGTACATATGAAAGAGAATACCACTGAGGGAGAAGAAGTTTTAAAAACAGGAAAGTTGAATTTAGTAGATCTTGCAGGAAGCGAAAATGTCGGGAGATCTGGTGCTATTGAAAAAAGAGCAAGGGAAGCTGGTAGTATTAATCAGTCCCTATTAACTCTTGGTAGAGTTATAACAGCACTTGTTGAAAGAGCACCTCATATACCTTATAG AGAATCGAAACTCACGAGATTGCTACAAGAATCACTGGGTGGTCGAACAAAAACCTCCATTATTGCTACGATATCTCCTGCTGCTATTAATCTTGAAGAAACATTATCAACATTAGATTATGCACATCGCGCGAAAAACATTACTAATCGCCCAGAAATAAATCAAAAACTGTCGAAAAAAGAATTCCTTAAACAGTATACagttgaaattgaaagattacgAAAAGATTTAGAAGCAGCACGTGAGAAGAATGGAGTTTATCTTGCAAATGAGAATTATCAAGAAATGCAGACACAGATCGCTCAATTGAATAAAGATATAGAGGAGaaaataaatcatataaaaGCGCTTGAAAAAACTGTTCAAGATAAGGAG aaaatatacaATGATCTTGAAGTACAAACTCTCGCACAAATGAAGGAGTTGTACGAagctaaaaataaattagataatGTTACGGGCGCCCTTAAATCTACGGATGAACGATTAAAAATGACGATCGAGGAACGAGATAGACAAAAGCTCCTAGtagaaaaatatgttaatacaGAACAGTCTTTACTAAATCAAGCACAAAATTTATTGAACGTCGCAGATACAGCAACGTCAGATTCGTATAAATTACATGATAAGATTGGACGTAAAAC TCAAGTCGAACAAACGTTTGAGGCCCTTAGTGAAGAGTTCAGAAACAAGGTTTCTAACTGTGCACAAGGAATTGAACAAGATGTTAGCACGTATGCAGAaagattaataaattgttttacaTCTATAAAGAATGAAATTG GTCTGCATACTAGTAATAAATGCGAAACTATGGATACAGCAATACAACAAATTTCAATGGATCTTATTAAGCAACATTTAGCTGATATTGATAGTTTGAAGAAGAATATAAATGAATCT TATTCAAATGATCAAAAGTGTATAGAAGATAAAATTGCAAATCCAGCAAATGCTCTAGAATGTGAACGTGAATTGTTAAATGAAATTTCCACGATATTGGCAaacaatattcaaaatataatgaGAAATgccattattaaaaatttgcaaacaataAGGAATAATGTAacccaaaaattaaaacaaacttCAACTCTTATGAAGGAAATGATAGATTCTGCATGTAATGCTCAACTAGAAGCTTACAATAACATAAacaaaaacattaaaattattgcAACTGATGTAGAAATGCTTCAGAAAAGGCAACAGTTTACAGAAAAACAGCAATTATTCGCACAG atGATGCAAGATGCAAGTTCTCAATTCAACCGTTTATATAAGTGTCAAGAAGAACACTATTCTTCTGTAACTGATAAATGTACTTATGTCAGTAAAGTCTGTAATGATATGACTGAATACTCAACAGAAAGTTATAATAAGAGTGTCGCGATGCAAAATGATCTAAAAGATCAAATACAACATAACTTAGAGAAAATTGAAACAGATATCATTCTTAAAACAGAAGAG AATGAAGAATTAACAGACAAAACAGCGGAACAAGGAAAGATTCTAATTAGTGAATTAGAATCAAATATAAGTGAAAGCTGTAATACATTGAAACAATATAAAGACCTTACCGAGAATAGCGTTAAAGAAATGCAACAAAAAATAGATATGGATAGAAACAAAGCTCTTTCATTGGTTAAC AACGCACAGAAAATAGTTACAAGTGTAAGTAAAGATTATGCAGAATCAATGAAAAGCCAAGACATTAAAACCTCTGAATCTTCGAACGAAATAATCAGTAAACTAGAGGATCAAATAACGGAATCAAGTGCATGGAGCAACAAAACTGTTCATCAGTTGCAATCAGCAGTGAACGAAATTAATCACTTCTTTGATGAAGATCTAAAACGCGATGTTCCAACAG GAACGACTCCTGCGAGGAGAGAATTTTCTTATCCTCGTCAGTTTGTTGCAACATCTCCTCATGAACGAATTCTCCAAAGATTCAGACAAGTTAAGAAAGTTATTGAAACATCAGAAGATGAT gATACAAATAAAGAGAATACAGGGAATGTTGATTAA
- the LOC100878787 gene encoding kinesin-like protein Klp61F isoform X1, whose amino-acid sequence MNDTKISRRDKYQHIQVFVRVRPTNAIEKNNKSKTVVEIVNDKELLVHERPYDKVSKKFKFDNVFGPLAKQIDVYNVVVNPLLEQVLAGYNCTVFAYGQTGTGKTFTMEGINSDPTLHWQSDTSAGMIPRSLSHLFDKLHLLETREYTIRVSFLELYNEDLFDLLSVNDDCSKIRLYEDASKKGAVIIHGLEEVTIHNKSEVYKILEKGSERRQTAATLLNSQSSRSHTVFSITVHMKENTTEGEEVLKTGKLNLVDLAGSENVGRSGAIEKRAREAGSINQSLLTLGRVITALVERAPHIPYRESKLTRLLQESLGGRTKTSIIATISPAAINLEETLSTLDYAHRAKNITNRPEINQKLSKKEFLKQYTVEIERLRKDLEAAREKNGVYLANENYQEMQTQIAQLNKDIEEKINHIKALEKTVQDKEKIYNDLEVQTLAQMKELYEAKNKLDNVTGALKSTDERLKMTIEERDRQKLLVEKYVNTEQSLLNQAQNLLNVADTATSDSYKLHDKIGRKTQVEQTFEALSEEFRNKVSNCAQGIEQDVSTYAERLINCFTSIKNEIGLHTSNKCETMDTAIQQISMDLIKQHLADIDSLKKNINESYSNDQKCIEDKIANPANALECERELLNEISTILANNIQNIMRNAIIKNLQTIRNNVTQKLKQTSTLMKEMIDSACNAQLEAYNNINKNIKIIATDVEMLQKRQQFTEKQQLFAQMMQDASSQFNRLYKCQEEHYSSVTDKCTYVSKVCNDMTEYSTESYNKSVAMQNDLKDQIQHNLEKIETDIILKTEENEELTDKTAEQGKILISELESNISESCNTLKQYKDLTENSVKEMQQKIDMDRNKALSLVNNAQKIVTSVSKDYAESMKSQDIKTSESSNEIISKLEDQITESSAWSNKTVHQLQSAVNEINHFFDEDLKRDVPTGTTPARREFSYPRQFVATSPHERILQRFRQVKKVIETSEDDNDTYITSGDITMKQIAHSTLLHDTTVISAATDNTFTESTSNNDLSSKNLETRTFVDSHIESIVSRSNV is encoded by the exons ATGAACGATACAAAAATTAGTAGAAGAGATAAATATCAACATATACAAGTCTTTGTTCGTGTTAG GCCAACAAATGCTATCGAAAAAAATAATAAGTCCAAAACCGTAGTGGAAATTGTTAATGACAAAGAGTTGTTAGTACATGAGCGTCCATATGATAAGGTTtctaagaaatttaaatttgacaatgtaTTTGGACCCTTGGCAAAACAA ATTGATGTGTACAATGTTGTTGTTAATCCTTTGTTGGAACAAGTTTTGGCTGGATATAATTGTACAGTGTTCGCATATGGTCAAACTGGTACTGGGAAAACATTTACTATGGAAGGAATCAACAGTGACCCAACTTTGCATTGGCAAAGT GATACATCTGCTGGTATGATACCACGTTCTTTAAGTCATCTATTtgataaattacatttattggAAACAAGGGAATACACAATTAGAGTTAGTTTTTTGGAACTCTACAATGAGGATTTATTTGATCTGTTATCAGTTAATGATGATTGTTCCAAAATAAG attATATGAAGATGCATCAAAAAAAGGTGCTGTAATTATTCATGGTTTAGAAGAAGTAACAATACATAATAAAAgtgaagtttataaaattctgGAAAAGGGATCAGAAAGGAGACAAACTGCTGCAACATTGTTGAACAGTCAATCTAG CCGTTCTCATACTGTATTTTCAATAACTGTACATATGAAAGAGAATACCACTGAGGGAGAAGAAGTTTTAAAAACAGGAAAGTTGAATTTAGTAGATCTTGCAGGAAGCGAAAATGTCGGGAGATCTGGTGCTATTGAAAAAAGAGCAAGGGAAGCTGGTAGTATTAATCAGTCCCTATTAACTCTTGGTAGAGTTATAACAGCACTTGTTGAAAGAGCACCTCATATACCTTATAG AGAATCGAAACTCACGAGATTGCTACAAGAATCACTGGGTGGTCGAACAAAAACCTCCATTATTGCTACGATATCTCCTGCTGCTATTAATCTTGAAGAAACATTATCAACATTAGATTATGCACATCGCGCGAAAAACATTACTAATCGCCCAGAAATAAATCAAAAACTGTCGAAAAAAGAATTCCTTAAACAGTATACagttgaaattgaaagattacgAAAAGATTTAGAAGCAGCACGTGAGAAGAATGGAGTTTATCTTGCAAATGAGAATTATCAAGAAATGCAGACACAGATCGCTCAATTGAATAAAGATATAGAGGAGaaaataaatcatataaaaGCGCTTGAAAAAACTGTTCAAGATAAGGAG aaaatatacaATGATCTTGAAGTACAAACTCTCGCACAAATGAAGGAGTTGTACGAagctaaaaataaattagataatGTTACGGGCGCCCTTAAATCTACGGATGAACGATTAAAAATGACGATCGAGGAACGAGATAGACAAAAGCTCCTAGtagaaaaatatgttaatacaGAACAGTCTTTACTAAATCAAGCACAAAATTTATTGAACGTCGCAGATACAGCAACGTCAGATTCGTATAAATTACATGATAAGATTGGACGTAAAAC TCAAGTCGAACAAACGTTTGAGGCCCTTAGTGAAGAGTTCAGAAACAAGGTTTCTAACTGTGCACAAGGAATTGAACAAGATGTTAGCACGTATGCAGAaagattaataaattgttttacaTCTATAAAGAATGAAATTG GTCTGCATACTAGTAATAAATGCGAAACTATGGATACAGCAATACAACAAATTTCAATGGATCTTATTAAGCAACATTTAGCTGATATTGATAGTTTGAAGAAGAATATAAATGAATCT TATTCAAATGATCAAAAGTGTATAGAAGATAAAATTGCAAATCCAGCAAATGCTCTAGAATGTGAACGTGAATTGTTAAATGAAATTTCCACGATATTGGCAaacaatattcaaaatataatgaGAAATgccattattaaaaatttgcaaacaataAGGAATAATGTAacccaaaaattaaaacaaacttCAACTCTTATGAAGGAAATGATAGATTCTGCATGTAATGCTCAACTAGAAGCTTACAATAACATAAacaaaaacattaaaattattgcAACTGATGTAGAAATGCTTCAGAAAAGGCAACAGTTTACAGAAAAACAGCAATTATTCGCACAG atGATGCAAGATGCAAGTTCTCAATTCAACCGTTTATATAAGTGTCAAGAAGAACACTATTCTTCTGTAACTGATAAATGTACTTATGTCAGTAAAGTCTGTAATGATATGACTGAATACTCAACAGAAAGTTATAATAAGAGTGTCGCGATGCAAAATGATCTAAAAGATCAAATACAACATAACTTAGAGAAAATTGAAACAGATATCATTCTTAAAACAGAAGAG AATGAAGAATTAACAGACAAAACAGCGGAACAAGGAAAGATTCTAATTAGTGAATTAGAATCAAATATAAGTGAAAGCTGTAATACATTGAAACAATATAAAGACCTTACCGAGAATAGCGTTAAAGAAATGCAACAAAAAATAGATATGGATAGAAACAAAGCTCTTTCATTGGTTAAC AACGCACAGAAAATAGTTACAAGTGTAAGTAAAGATTATGCAGAATCAATGAAAAGCCAAGACATTAAAACCTCTGAATCTTCGAACGAAATAATCAGTAAACTAGAGGATCAAATAACGGAATCAAGTGCATGGAGCAACAAAACTGTTCATCAGTTGCAATCAGCAGTGAACGAAATTAATCACTTCTTTGATGAAGATCTAAAACGCGATGTTCCAACAG GAACGACTCCTGCGAGGAGAGAATTTTCTTATCCTCGTCAGTTTGTTGCAACATCTCCTCATGAACGAATTCTCCAAAGATTCAGACAAGTTAAGAAAGTTATTGAAACATCAGAAGATGAT AATGATACGTATATTACGAGTGGCGACATAACAATGAAACAAATTGCACACTCAACTCTTCTACATGATACTACTGTTATATCTGCTGCAACTGATAACACATTTACCGAATCTACCTCTAACAACGATCTCTCATCAAAGAACTTGGAAACACGCACTTTTGTAGATTCGCACATTGAAAGTATTGTATCCAGATCGAATGTGTAG
- the Stam gene encoding signal transducing adaptor molecule, protein MGIFQTSSPFDADVEKATSEKNVSEEWGKIMDICDKVGTSPQNAKDCLRSIVKRLSSPDPHIVMQALTLLDACVSNCGKIFHLEIASRDFENDLRKLINHSQPKIVERMKGLLKKWAEGDFKTDPQLNLIPSLYNKLRNDGYDFSCVSDTPKRTSVLSKDPNVVTNSQEEEDIAKAIELSLKESKAQNQVSCSHSSPASKKNTSLYPNVNATFGASNTSEGRKVRALYDFEAAEDNELTFLAGEIINILDDSDPNWWKGSNHRGEGLFPSNFVTADLSMEPEQFTKLEHSNKKMVQFAEEVEVKTVKREPEVIEVEIDERKMDRLLHLLHEADPQCDTSDSQEMLELEEQVTAMGPLIDAALEKVDRRHAQLTQLSSDLVDALNLYHTLMREPPPPTPSNYTLPKMQPHVNPYQFQNQGPPPQHIYNGVPPPPHQPFPVGGGPSGPYNTNIPTSEYMGPASMPNMILPQHYHVPPAGPHQHSSGHPQGLPVPEQSSLPYSHQGYPPQSGPLPGSYGPSGPTGPPVSQQPQYAPPNGQRMM, encoded by the exons ATGGGTATTTTTCAGACTTCTTCGCCTTTCGACGCTGACGTCG AAAAGGCAACTAGTGAGAAGAATGTATCTGAAGAATGGGGGAAAATAATGGATATTTGTGATAAAGTAGGAACCTCTCCTCAAAATGCAAAGGATTGTTTACGATCCATCGTTAAAAGATTATCTTCTCCAGATCCACATATTGTTATGCAGGCATTGACT TTACTGGATGCATGTGTCAGCAATTGTgggaaaatatttcatttagagATAGCATCGAGAGACTTTGAAAATGATCTAAGGAAGCTTATTAATCACTCTCAGCCAAAGATTGTGGAAAGAATGAAAGGGCTTCTGAAAAAGTGGGCTGAAGGAGACTTTAAAACTGATCCACAGTTAAATTTAATTCCAAGTTTATACAATAAACTTAGGAATGATGGTTACGATTTTAGTTGTGTCTCGGATACG CCTAAACGTACAAGTGTATTAAGTAAAGATCCAAATGTAGTAACAAATtcacaagaagaagaagatattGCAAAAG CCATAGAACTTTCACTTAAAGAAAGTAAAGCTCAAAATCAAGTGTCTTGTTCACATAGTTCACCAGCATCTAAAAAGAATACTAGTTTGTACCCAAATGTGAATGCAACGTTTGGTGCTTCAAATACTTCTGAAGGCAGGAAGGTCCGTGCTCTTTATGATTTTGAGGCAGCAGAAGATAATGAATTAACATTTTTAGCAGGAGAAATAA TTAACATTTTGGATGATTCTGATCCAAATTGGTGGAAAGGCAGTAATCATAGAGGAGAAGGACTTTTTCCCTCGAATTTTGTTACTGCAGATTTGTCTATGGAGCCTGAGCAGTTTACAA AATTGGAACACAGTAATAAAAAAATGGTTCAATTTGCTGAAGAAGTTGAAGTGAAGACAGTAAAAAGAGAACCAGAAGTAATCGAAGTTGAAATAGATGAAAGGAAAATGGATAGACTTCTACATTTATTACATGAAGCTGACCCTCAGTGTGATACTTCAGATTCACAAGAAATGCTTGAGTTAGAAG AACAAGTTACTGCAATGGGACCTTTAATAGACGCTGCATTAGAAAAGGTAGATAGGAGGCATGCACAACTAACTCAGTTAAGTTCTGATTTGGTGGATGCTCTTAATTTGTATCACACATTGATGCGAGAACCACCACCTCCTACACCATCCAATTACACTCTACCTAAAATGCAACCACATGTAAATCCTTATCAGTTTCAAAATCAGGGACCACCACCTCAACAT atATATAACGGAGTACCTCCACCACCTCATCAACCTTTTCCTGTTGGAGGTGGTCCATCCGGGCCATACAATACAAATATACCCACTAGCGAATATATGGGGCCTGCAAGCATGCCAAACATGATATTGCCACAACATTACCATGTTCCACCAGCAGGTCCACATCAACATTCTTCAGGACATCCTCAGGGTTTACCAGTGCCAGAACAAAGTAGTCTCCCATATTCTCATCAAGG atATCCACCTCAAAGTGGTCCTTTGCCAGGATCATATGGTCCATCAGGACCGACAGGACCTCCGGTAAGCCAACAACCTCAGTATGCTCCGCCAAATGGGCAGCGCATGATGTAA